The Streptomyces sp. RKND-216 genomic sequence GCGCGGAAGTCGCTGTCGCACGGGGCGGCGGGCGGCTGATCGTGGTCACCGTACGTGAGATTCCGCGGTGGGGTCGTGGAGGCGGTCGCGGCGTCATCGTCCGGTCCGCCTGAGGGTCCGTTCACCGATCGCTCCCCACGGGACTCGTCGCGTGCGGCGCCGGTCGGGTGACTGCCCTGGTCCACCTGGCGGCCGGTCCGCGCTGGAAATGTGCCGATCATAGAGGCTGTCCGAGCGGCCGAGCCAGCAGCGGCGCGGGGGCGCACGAGGCACGGCGTGCGCCTCGCGGGCGTACGCCCGCGCAGACGAACGGTCCCCGAACGGCGTACCTGCGGCGCTTCGCCCGGCAGGGCGAGGGCTGGGCAGAACATCACACACGGTGTCCGACACGGGGATAACCCGATCGGACTAACGGTAGGCGACGTACTGGACGAAGCGGGACATGCTGGACGGGACCGAAATGGCTCGTCCAGGAGGTCGTACGTGGCGGTTCCGAGGAGACGTGAGCGGGTGGAGGGCCGGCCGGTGCTGCGCCGCACCTCGTCCGTGCTCACGTCCCTGGCCGCGATCATCGGCACCGCGCTGGTCGCCGGCCCGGCCACAGCCGTCGCTCCGCCCGGGGAGTGCGTCCTCCCGCGCACCGATGCCCACCACACGGAGGGCGTCGACGGCTGGGACTCCGCCTATCCCCGTCCGCACCGCCGGGCGGACGCCCTGATGCTCTTCCTGTCCTTCCCGGACTGGGAACCGATGATGAAACCCGGCGCGCTGGTGCGCGACCACTTCCCGATGACCTCGGACTTCTTCGCCCGCGCCTCCTATGACACCTTCTCCCTCGAAGTGCACCCTCGGGAGCGCTGGATCGAGATGCCCGCCGCCTCCACTTCCTACGGCATACAGCGCGACTGGGACCCGGTGCTGCGCGGCGCCTACCTGCGCGACGCCCTGAGCGCGGCCGACCCGCACGTGGACTTCTCCGACTACGACGTGGTCTATCTCGTCGCCGACCCGGACGCGCCCGGCGTGAACTCCGACGCGACCAAGGTCGTCAACTTCGAGGAGCCGGCCGTCCTGGACGGCCACGAGGTGCAGCGCGTCGTCACCGTCTTCGAACGCCACCCGCCCGACCGGTACGTCCTCGCCCACGAGACCGGCCACCTCTTCGACCTGCCCGACCTCTACCACCGGCCTGTCGAGGGCGGCGCCGACTGGGACACGTTCGTCGGCGACTGGGACGTCATGGGCAGCCAGTTCGGACTCGCCCCGGACCTCCTCGGCTGGCACAAGTGGAAGCTCGGCTGGCTGGGGAAGCGCAACGTCGCCTGCGTGGCGGACGACACCGGTACCACGCGGCACACGCTGCGCGCGCTCGGGGCGCCGCTCGACCCGGGCTTCCTGCTGCGCCGCGACACCCGCCTCCTGGTGGTGCGCACCGGACCGCACGAGGTGCTGGCCGTCGAGGCGCGGGCCCCCGTCGGCAACGACATCGGGGTGTGCACCAGCGGGGTGCTGCTCTACCGGGTGCGTTCCGACGCCGACTCGGCGGAGGGGCCGGTGGAGGTGATCGACGGCCACCCGAAGAGTTCGGCGTGCCGGCGCAGCTCGGTGTACCCGCCGTTGGCGGACGCACCGCTCGGCCTCGGCGAGCAGATCGTGTTGGAGGAGGCGGGCGGCATCCGCGTCCGCGTCGCGGACCGGGGCGCCGCGGACGGCGGCTGGTCCGTGCAGATCACCCGGGGTCCCGCGGCGACCCGGTGACCCCGGCCGACCCGACGGATCCCGCCGGAAACATCGAAGGCCCCCCGCCGGAGCGGAGGGCCTTCGACCGTCTGTGCGCCGCCAGGGACTCGAACCCCGGACCCGCTGATTAAGAGTCAGCTGCTCTAACCAACTGAGCTAGCGGCGCCTGCTGACGTCGTAGACCTTAGCACCACGGTCCTGCGGAAAGAAAATCGATACTTGGCTCCTCCCGGACGGCCCGCCCGGACCGCCGGGACGGGGGCGGCGTACCTCCCGACCAGGCCGTACGTACGCGCGCACATATGCCCACAGCAGCATCTCCGGCCCGGGCAGCCACGGGTGCCGCACGTCCGGCGCCACCAGCCAGCGCGAGAGGGACGCGGAAGCGGCTGCAGGCGACAGCGGCGGGACCGTCACCGTGTCCCCGGCGCCGTGGCAGAGCAGGCGGCGGCCCCCGGTCTCCCGGCGCGGGTCCGCGCGACGGCTGCCCCACTCCTCCCAGTCGAGCAGGGCCGGCAGCCGGCCGGCCGTACCGGGCGCGCAGAACAGCAGCATCCTGCCCTGGTGGACGGCGACCGGTCCGCTGCCCGGCCCCGTCGACCACAGCCGGTCCAGCAGCCGCCGCCCGTCCACCTGCGAGGCGGACACCACGTCGAACGCCGTGCCGCAGGGCAACACGCTGGGCGCGGTGGGACGCAGCGCCCACAGGGCGTGCACGCTGCGCGGGAAGCAGCTCGCGGAGGCGAGCCAGTCGGCGCCGGCGAGAGTGACGTGGGCGGCGGGACAGTCGGCCGGATCAGCGGGGTTGCTCATGGCATATACATCTAGCGACCTCGCGGGGACGGAGTGTGGAATTGACGGAAACCCGCACGGGAGGGACGGATGTCCGGTACCTTCCGTCCCCCGCACTGCGGTGCGGCGCACGCTGCCGTGCCGTGCGCCGGGGGCGCACCACGGGGCGGGGTGCGCCCAGCTGTTGCACCGGGGGACCGGTCGGTCTGTCAGTCGTGCGTGCGTTCGGAGAGCAGCTCGCGCCCGAACTCGATCATCTTGTGCGCGTAGTCCTCGGTCCAGTCCGCCCGTTCCGCGATCACGGCCGCGGGCAAACGGTCGAAGCGCTTGGGGTCGGCGAGCTGAGCCGCCGCGACGGCCTGGAACTCCATGGCCCGGTCGGCGGCCGACCGGAACGCGAGCGTCAGCTCCGTCGCCCGTGACAGCAGCTCGCGCGGGTCCTCCAATGCGTCGAGGTCGAAGAAGTGCTCGTCCTCGCCGGAGGCCGCCGCGGGCTCGAAGAGCAGTGCGGCGGGACGCCGGAAACGCGGTGTGCCGCCGCCGTTGCCGGCGGGGTCGGGAGCCGGGTGCGGCTCGGGCATGCGAGTACCTCCAGGTCGACTGCCACCCCCATTCTCCCCCCGAAGCGCCGTCCGACTCCTCCTGCCGCGTCACGTCCGCCGCAGCCGACCCCGACCCGTCTCGCACCGGGTCCGGGCGACCGGCCCGCCCGTGGACGG encodes the following:
- a CDS encoding M6 family metalloprotease domain-containing protein — encoded protein: MAVPRRRERVEGRPVLRRTSSVLTSLAAIIGTALVAGPATAVAPPGECVLPRTDAHHTEGVDGWDSAYPRPHRRADALMLFLSFPDWEPMMKPGALVRDHFPMTSDFFARASYDTFSLEVHPRERWIEMPAASTSYGIQRDWDPVLRGAYLRDALSAADPHVDFSDYDVVYLVADPDAPGVNSDATKVVNFEEPAVLDGHEVQRVVTVFERHPPDRYVLAHETGHLFDLPDLYHRPVEGGADWDTFVGDWDVMGSQFGLAPDLLGWHKWKLGWLGKRNVACVADDTGTTRHTLRALGAPLDPGFLLRRDTRLLVVRTGPHEVLAVEARAPVGNDIGVCTSGVLLYRVRSDADSAEGPVEVIDGHPKSSACRRSSVYPPLADAPLGLGEQIVLEEAGGIRVRVADRGAADGGWSVQITRGPAATR